Genomic window (Gammaproteobacteria bacterium):
AACTCGGATGTCGCTTGAGCATTTTTTACGCAAGGTTTTACAAAGTTTCACCCTGTTGAGGTTTATATAATATTTGTGAGAACCGATAGTTAGCTAAGTCTACGTGGTTTATGAACCTGTGCTTGAGTTTGAATGCATAATGCGAAATACAAGCTAATATTCTATGGGGCAGACTGGAAAAACGGATAGTAATCAACAAATAGTGGATGTCAGCCAAACAAAACTGCGAAAATTCCCAATGACAAATAAATTAGAGGACAGACCAAGCGGGCAAAAGCCAAAATCCGGGCAATATCTGGTACTTTATGTGGAAGATAACCCTGCGAATTTGCGTCTTATGCAACAAATCATTCGTCTACGTGAGGATCTAAAATTGATTCACGCCGCGTCGGGGCAGATGGCCATTGATATGGTTGAACAAGAAAATCCGGATTTAATATTAATGGATATAAACTTGCCGGATATTGATGGATTTAGCGCTCTGTTTATTCTGAAAGATAACGAAAGCACTAAGGACATTCCGGTGATTGCAGTGACTGCGAATGCCATGCCGGACGATGTTCAAAGGGGAAAGGATGCCGGCTTTTTTGATTACATAACCAAACCCGTCGAATTGGACCGCTTGTTGGAAAGTGTCGACAAAGGTATACGGTCGTTAGAACAATGAAAAACCTATGGGAAAGCATATTATTGGCCGCGGGGGTTACTGTCGTTTGTGGTGGAGTTTTGCTTTATTGGAGTTCTAAGTACGAAAATAACCAGTACCAGTTAGAGCGCACTTGGGGTCAGGCATTGGCCCAATCATTGGCTATCTCGCTATCCGAAAAAACGGCAAACAAGGATAAGGTAGATACTACCGAATTGAACCAGTTCCTGAAAGAGATCGTACAGACAAATCCGTATTTGCAATTCGCTTACCTTGAAACCCAGGGGCATGAGATTATTGCCCAAAGTTCCCCGCAAGTTCGACACAGTACGGTTGCCGGCGATTCAGGTCAGGTTTTGCAGAGGCCCGTCGAATGGGTTGCGGCCAGAGTGGTTATCCCGACAAATTCCCGCACGCATCTTAAGCTGGGCTATGTTTCCGGTTTTATTGCACGTGGCGAACCGAGGAATGGTACGGACACACTCCTGCTGATTACGGCAATAATCACTATTTTTGTTACGGTGTTGTTTTGGAGTTACACTTTAC
Coding sequences:
- a CDS encoding response regulator, translating into MTNKLEDRPSGQKPKSGQYLVLYVEDNPANLRLMQQIIRLREDLKLIHAASGQMAIDMVEQENPDLILMDINLPDIDGFSALFILKDNESTKDIPVIAVTANAMPDDVQRGKDAGFFDYITKPVELDRLLESVDKGIRSLEQ